The Vicia villosa cultivar HV-30 ecotype Madison, WI linkage group LG1, Vvil1.0, whole genome shotgun sequence genome includes a region encoding these proteins:
- the LOC131643485 gene encoding uncharacterized protein LOC131643485 produces the protein MSMIGVLWRFYQNLILTSKAMLLGISNLTCLLHFCATMTKHSQHWSYLWRRFLINLRYLRHPQNHLIFFFVLNNFIMPSPLHSKVNISAFGHKLFVKMPLTPVKTFKNNMVETLNILGLLTSTSEVYGDPLHHPLNENYLGNVNPICVRSFCRDGKCVAEALVMDYHQRVYVEVRNYWIFNSYTPRRCLDVGCGIRFFFSRSSKMECLTVYRDAYANSKIKLDHEWISIGSLVGFTYSFLPTGVLKIFLGRNTENSIVQTGPLLDCSGIVVYTSQIEMEGKVSHNICEYTNFSAFRQKAAIFTKLAPTTGSIYWAEVYPSQVSTLLSKGSLSQFFVKGEIPLTVLAASKVDISLPCRAFGQKLATSCAPGSNKLVNLYSTRSRQTKEFVSKYKGKYTFTCGEVISYRTMAKHYAEPEAGYELPTGYFPFGVDGMLAGSATAFFAYVGFDAVASTVEEEIACYMDLDFGKVKIKRFADGEIYAQLQESVIGCDVFLVQPTCPPANENLMELLVMIDACRRASAKNITAVIPYFGYARADRKTQWRESIAVKLVENLITEAGANCVLACDLHSGQSMGYFYIPVDHVYGQPVILGYLASKTICSDDLVVVSRDVGGVARARAFAKKLSDALLAIVDKRRHGHKVAEVMNLIGDVKGKVAVMVDDMIDTGPSPKAYLIHTTYPNISLFLLFTKWISHGFGYIKMERKKNHLDHLFQNELYISIKCYFRTLRTRFK, from the coding sequence ATTGGGGTTTTATGGAGATTCTACCAAAACCTAATTCTGACGTCAAAAGCAATGCTACTTGGAATCTCGAACCTAACGTGCCTCCTCCACTTTTGTGCCACGATGACGAAACACAGTCAGCACTGGAGCTACCTCTGGCGACGCTTTCTGATCAACCTCCGATACCTCCGCCACCCTCAAAACCACCTGATCTTTTTTTTTGTTCTGAACAATTTCATCATGCCTTCACCACTTCATTCTAAGGTAAACATTTCTGCTTTTGGTCACAagttgtttgttaaaatgcctTTGACACCCGTTAAGACTTTTAAGAACAACATGGTGGAAACGTTGAACATTCTTGGTTTACTAACAAGTACTAGTGAGGTCTATGGTGATCCTCTACATCATCCTCTGAATGAGAATTATTTGGGAAACGTTAATCCCATATGTGTCCGAAGTTTCTGCCGTGACGGGAAGTGTGTGGCTGAGGCATTGGTTATGGATTATCACCAAAGGGTTTATGTGGAAGTTAGAAATTACTGGATCTTTAACTCATACACACCCAGAAGGTGTTTAGATGTTGGATGTGGAATTCGTTTCTTCTTTTCTCGGTCATCAAAAATGGAGTGTTTAACTGTTTATAGGGATGCTTATGCAAATTCTAAAATTAAGCTTGACCATGAATGGATATCTATTGGTTCTTTGGTTGGATTTACTTACTCATTTTTACCTACTGGGGTACTCAAAATATTCTTGGGAAGAAATACAGAGAACTCTATTGTACAAACCGGTCCTCTTCTTGATTGTTCTGGAATTGTTGTTTACACTTCACAGATAGAGATGGAAGGAAAAGTTAGCCACAATATTTGTGAATACACTAATTTTTCTGCATTTCGACAGAAAGCTGCAATCTTCACTAAGTTGGCTCCTACAACGGGATCAATCTATTGGGCTGAAGTTTATCCTAGTCAAGTTTCAACGTTATTATCCAAGGGTTCTCTAAGTCAATTCTTTGTGAAGGGCGAAATTCCTCTTACAGTCCTTGCTGCCTCAAAGGTGGATATATCGCTGCCATGCCGCGCTTTTGGTCAGAAGCTTGCAACTAGCTGCGCTCCGGGAAGCAACAAGCTTGTTAACCTCTATTCAACGAGATCAAGACAAACAAAGGAGTTTGTTAGCAAATACaaaggaaaatacacatttaCATGTGGCGAGGTTATTAGCTACAGAACCATGGCCAAGCATTATGCTGAGCCTGAGGCTGGATATGAACTTCCTACAGGATATTTTCCATTTGGGGTTGATGGGATGCTTGCTGGTTCTGCAACAGCCTTCTTTGCATATGTAGGTTTCGATGCAGTTGCAAGTACTGTCGAAGAGGAAATTGCATGCTATATGGACCTGGATTTTGGAAAAGTTAAGATAAAGCGTTTTGCTGATGGTGAAATATATGCCCAACTGCAAGAGAGTGTCATAGGGTGTGACGTGTTCCTGGTGCAACCCACATGTCCCCCTGCGAATGAGAATCTTATGGAGCTTCTAGTAATGATTGATGCCTGTAGAAGAGCTTCAGCTAAAAATATTACTGCAGTCATTCCTTATTTTGGATATGCTAGAGCTGATAGAAAGACTCAATGGCGTGAATCAATTGCTGTTAAGCTTGTAGAAAATTTAATTACAGAAGCAGGTGCAAATTGTGTTCTTGCATGTGACCTCCATTCTGGGCAGTCTATGGGCTACTTCTATATTCCAGTTGATCATGTGTATGGACAGCCTGTTATACTCGGTTACCTTGCTAGCAAGACTATTTGTTCAGATGATTTGGTAGTTGTCTCGCGCGATGTTGGTGGTGTAGCTAGAGCACGTGCTTTTGCCAAAAAGTTATCTGATGCTCTTTTAGCTATTGTTGATAAAAGACGTCATGGGCATAAGGTTGCTGAGGTGATGAATTTGATAGGTGATGTAAAGGGAAAGGTAGCAGTTATGGTAGATGACATGATTGATACAGGACCATCACCAAAGGCGTATCTCATACACACCACTTATCCTAATATTTCCTTATTCTTGCTTTTTACCAAGTGGATATCACATGGCTTCGGTTACATAAAGATggagagaaaaaaaaatcatttggaCCATCTCTTTCAAAatgaattatatatttctatcaagtgttattttagaaccttgaggacaaggttcaagtga
- the LOC131611859 gene encoding serine/threonine-protein kinase STY13-like isoform X2: MRLMQSWLRFVKVLDWGEDGVASVNEISALRAAFRQEVTVWQKLDHSNVTKFVGASMGTSNLKIPSDAGGQNPLPSKACCVIVEFVHGGTLKQFLLKNRRKKLAYKVVVQLALDLARGLSYLHSKKIVHRDVKTENMLLDENQNLKIADFGVARVEAINPSEMTGETGTVGYMAPEVINGKPYNRSCDVYSFGICLWEIYCCDMPYQNLSFADASSAVANKNLRPDIPRCCPSELATIMKRCWDKHPEKRPQMQEVARMLEELDTSKGGGMIPDDQSPFCFCFRPARGP; the protein is encoded by the exons ATGCGGCTGATGCAATCATGGTTGCGGTTTG TGAAAGTGTTGGACTGGGGTGAGGATGGTGTTGCCAGTGTTAATGAAATTTCTGCTTTACGAGCAGCATTTCGGCAGGAGGTTACTGTTTGGcaaaaacttgatcattcaaatgtCACAAAA TTTGTTGGAGCTTCAATGGGCACTTCAAATCTTAAGATTCCTTCAGACGCTGGTGGTCAAAACCCCCTTCCTTCCAAGGCGTGTTGCGTTATTGTTGAGTTTGTTCATGGAGGGACATTAAAACAATTCTTGTTGAAAAATAGGCGGAAGAAACTTGCATACAAGGTTGTGGTTCAGTTGGCTTTGGATCTCGCTAGAGG TCTTAGTTATCTACATTCGAAGAAAATTGTTCACCGCGATGTAAAAACTGAGAATATGTTGTTGGATGAAAATCAAAACTTGAAAATAGCTGATTTTGGAGTTGCTCGAGTTGAAGCGATAAACCCAAGTGAAATGACGGGTGAAACTGGAACCGTTGGATACATGGCGCCAGAG GTTATAAATGGTAAGCCATACAACAGAAGCTGCGACGTCTATAGCTTTGGCATTTGCTTGTGGGAAATTTATTGCTGTGACATGCCTTATCAAAACCTTAGCTTTGCTGACGCGTCATCTGCCGTTGCTAATAAG AATTTACGACCTGACATTCCTCGATGTTGTCCAAGTGAGTTAGCAACTATAATGAAAAGATGCTGGGACAAACATCCAGAAAAGCGTCCACAAATGCAAGAGGTAGCAAGAATGCTGGAAGAACTTGATACAAGCAAAGGAGGTGGAATGATACCAGATGATCAGAGtcctttttgtttttgctttAGGCCTGCTCGTGGTCCATAA
- the LOC131611859 gene encoding serine/threonine-protein kinase STY13-like isoform X1, whose translation MESEVGGRSTPKTESEGEALNSKIKKSGNLSGKDMIFRADRIDLKTLDAALERHLSRAYSRSTEAKRPREEWEVDLAKLDLRYVVANGAYGTVYRGTYDDQDVAVKVLDWGEDGVASVNEISALRAAFRQEVTVWQKLDHSNVTKFVGASMGTSNLKIPSDAGGQNPLPSKACCVIVEFVHGGTLKQFLLKNRRKKLAYKVVVQLALDLARGLSYLHSKKIVHRDVKTENMLLDENQNLKIADFGVARVEAINPSEMTGETGTVGYMAPEVINGKPYNRSCDVYSFGICLWEIYCCDMPYQNLSFADASSAVANKNLRPDIPRCCPSELATIMKRCWDKHPEKRPQMQEVARMLEELDTSKGGGMIPDDQSPFCFCFRPARGP comes from the exons ATGGAATCGGAAGTTGGGGGTCGTAGTACCCCTAAGACGGAATCTGAAGGTGAAGCTTTGAACTCAAAGATAAAGAAGAGTGGAAATCTAAGCGGCAAAGATATGATATTCAGAGCTGACAGAATTGATTTGAAAACTTTGGATGCTGCGCTCGAAAGGCACTTGAGCAGGGCTTATTCCAGAAGCACCGAGGCTAAGAGGCCTAGAGAAGAGTGGgaggttgatttggccaaattGGATTTACGATATGTTGTTGCAAATGGAGCTTATGGCACTGTCTACCGGGGAACTTATGATGACCAAGATGTTGCTG TGAAAGTGTTGGACTGGGGTGAGGATGGTGTTGCCAGTGTTAATGAAATTTCTGCTTTACGAGCAGCATTTCGGCAGGAGGTTACTGTTTGGcaaaaacttgatcattcaaatgtCACAAAA TTTGTTGGAGCTTCAATGGGCACTTCAAATCTTAAGATTCCTTCAGACGCTGGTGGTCAAAACCCCCTTCCTTCCAAGGCGTGTTGCGTTATTGTTGAGTTTGTTCATGGAGGGACATTAAAACAATTCTTGTTGAAAAATAGGCGGAAGAAACTTGCATACAAGGTTGTGGTTCAGTTGGCTTTGGATCTCGCTAGAGG TCTTAGTTATCTACATTCGAAGAAAATTGTTCACCGCGATGTAAAAACTGAGAATATGTTGTTGGATGAAAATCAAAACTTGAAAATAGCTGATTTTGGAGTTGCTCGAGTTGAAGCGATAAACCCAAGTGAAATGACGGGTGAAACTGGAACCGTTGGATACATGGCGCCAGAG GTTATAAATGGTAAGCCATACAACAGAAGCTGCGACGTCTATAGCTTTGGCATTTGCTTGTGGGAAATTTATTGCTGTGACATGCCTTATCAAAACCTTAGCTTTGCTGACGCGTCATCTGCCGTTGCTAATAAG AATTTACGACCTGACATTCCTCGATGTTGTCCAAGTGAGTTAGCAACTATAATGAAAAGATGCTGGGACAAACATCCAGAAAAGCGTCCACAAATGCAAGAGGTAGCAAGAATGCTGGAAGAACTTGATACAAGCAAAGGAGGTGGAATGATACCAGATGATCAGAGtcctttttgtttttgctttAGGCCTGCTCGTGGTCCATAA